A genomic stretch from Xiphophorus maculatus strain JP 163 A chromosome 14, X_maculatus-5.0-male, whole genome shotgun sequence includes:
- the LOC111610781 gene encoding flocculation protein FLO11-like, protein MLPPVLLLLLLLISGAQASFYGVVFNYAFGNLQPSGYAVPYDFKLSFKSCEEFNTQTCNGYCSGPTYSIDEIGGEWCQKGYADTFYYPYLDMLVQSVSTSAWTENRNGIVSSKAVLQFDLRNRSDINEPNSSPRTTILPLVRVPSNCQRNINLLVSDPDGDDIRCRYAAGSECDICTPPSVLSLSSPCSLSFSPTNSSDEGPYAVQMVVEDFPRQNVTLTNSFGIQVMKTASDAISTMPVQFVFKVDPAAPSCTEGEYLPRFLPPTPQNGDQINTNVNQTVEIIIRAEATQADTTELLFSGPSGLTKSSSGSGNFTLTWTPSASEAGLNHHLCFVVQANSSGSVYQSDLRCVIVAAGNSPVTASPPTTTTPPQPTTTPPQPTTTPPQPSTTPPQPTTTPPQPSTALPQPTTTPPQPTTAPPQPSTTPPQPTTAPPQPSTALPQPSTTPPQPSTALPQPTTTPPQPTTAPPQPSTTPPQPTTAPPQPSTALPQPSTALPQPSTALPQPSTALPQPSTAPPQPTTTGPPSSSNPNSTPASESYYVLALSAKLSTSLSLKNESAIILNLIKEEMQSQGLPAGIIVKLLGIGGVQIAP, encoded by the exons ATGTTGCCAcctgtgttgctgctgctgctgctgttaatcAGCGGAGCTCAAGCTTCTTTTTATGGTGTTGTCTTCAACTACGCTTTTGGAAACCTTCAGCCAAGTGGATACGCA GTACCATATGACTTTAAGTTGAGCTTCAAATCCTGTGAAGAGTTCAACACTCAGACTTGTAATGGATACTGTAGTGGGCCAACTTATTCAATCGATGAAATCGGAGGTGAATGGTGTCAGAAAGGATATGCTGACACTTTCTATTATCCATACCTGGATATGTTAGTTCAATC GGTCAGTACTTCAGCctggacagaaaacagaaatgggaTTGTATCATCGaaagcagttttgcagtttgacTTGAGAAACCGGTCTGACATCAACGAACCCAACTCATCGCCCCGGACCACCATCCTCCCTCTAGTCAG agTTCCTTCAAACTGTCAGAGAAACATCAACCTGCTGGTCTCTGATCCAGATGGAGACGACATTAGATGCAGATATGCAGCTGGATCAGAGTGTGACATCTGCACTCCTCCGTCTGTCCTCAGCCTCTCATCT CCTTGTTCTCTGTCATTCAGTCCCACTAACAGTAGCGATGAAGGTCCGTATGCGGTTCAGATGGTGGTGGAGGATTTTCCCAGGCAGAACGTCACTCTGACTAATAGCTTTGGTATACAAGTGATGAAAACTGCCAGCGACGCCATCAGCACCATGCctgtccagtttgtttttaaag TGGATCCTGCAGCTCCATCCTGCACAGAAGGTGAATATCTGCCCAGGTTTCTGCCTCCAACTCCACAGAACGGAGATCAGATCAACACCAACGTTAACCAGACTGTGGAAATCATCATCAGAGCAGAAGCAACCCAGGCTGA TACCACTGAGCTCCTGTTCTCCGGGCCGTCCGGATTAACCAAGAGTTCATCAGGATCAGGAAACTTCACCCTGACATGGACACCATCGGCCAGTGAAGCAGGACTGAATCATCATCTCTGCTTCGTTGTCCAAGCAAA TTCCTCCGGCTCTGTTTACCAGTCTGACCTTCGATGCGTCATTGTGGCGGCTGGGAACA GTCCAGTCACAGCTTCCcctccaactacaactacacctCCACAACCCACAACTACACCTCCACAACCCACAACTACACCTCCACAACCCTCAACCACACCTCCACAACCCACAACTACACCTCCACAACCCTCAACCGCACTTCCACAACCCACAACTACACCTCCACAACCCACAACTGCACCTCCACAACCCTCAACTACACCTCCACAACCCACAACTGCACCTCCACAACCCTCAACTGCACTTCCACAACCCTCAACTACACCTCCACAACCCTCAACCGCACTTCCACAACCCACAACTACACCTCCACAACCCACAACTGCACCTCCACAACCCTCAACTACACCTCCACAACCCACAACTGCACCTCCACAACCCTCAACTGCACTTCCACAACCCTCAACTGCACTTCCACAACCCTCAACTGCACTTCCACAACCCTCAACTGCACTTCCACAACCCTCAACTGCACCTCCACAACCCACAACAACTGGACCTCCTTCATCCTCCAACCCAAACTCAACACCAGCCTCAGAATCAT ATTATGTTTTGGCTCTGAGTGCAAAGCTTTCCACTTCACTGTCACTGAAGAATGAATCTGCAATCATCCTCAACCTG ATCAAAGAGGAGATGCAAAGTCAAGGACTGCCAGCAGGAATAATAGTGAAGCTGCTGGGCATTGGTGGAGTGCAAATCGCCCCCTAG